In Bacteroidota bacterium, a single genomic region encodes these proteins:
- a CDS encoding TonB-dependent receptor: MLKKLQLTISLFLVGCAVSFAQTGALKITVKDSKSGEAIPFASVVVEAAGAILGSGQTNFDGEVMIKPLPLGKANVKASYVGYRPMQISNVIINDNKTEYVTVNMESSITEIKEFTKVEYVVPLIDPNTTIGKTVDRDSYKQMATRNVNSVAAQAAGVYQQDEGRAVSVRGSRSSADKNNNDARGGANGTPTENSTKVFIDGQRVIGSANVPTNQVEQISVLIGGIPAQYGDATAGVINITTRGPRSEYYGGVEASSSQLTDAYGFNFIGLTLGGPLLMKTDSAKQKSSVLGFSIGGELTSEKDANPSAVGAWKVKDDVLKDLEQNPIRENPNSAAGTIQNAEFITFNDLEKTKFRQNVQQKRAVANGKIEYQPTKNFGVKLGGSYDYNRGFDYSYVGSLFNSSNNARTTTNTWRLWGRITQKFGNNETKDAKEDNALIKNAYYTIQAGYSKFGRITEDDDHGDNLFDYGHIGNFTINRTPFYVTDQSGGLSQTGFSYFTTDFDASESSNPIGANYTSQYKDLKGINADQNIGLGNIAAGGGLLNGALPNNVYSLWHNTGRQSTQYQKLDNRQFRLNADFSADVKNHSIQLGFEYEQRNESYYSVVPMGLWTHMRNLTNKHILQIDLDSNIINDDGNNGHPVLYIESEQSNFDRNLREKLGMAKDSRDWINIDSYDPSLYSIDMFSADEVLNDGSLFVTYYGYDYKGNKLKNKTSLKDFFTKFTDKNGNGQKDNDENYNRDIGSFQPIYMAGYIQDKFDFKDLKFNVGLRIDRFDANQSVLKDPYVFFETRKAGDVTEIKGKAISHPDNIGNDYVVYVDNIKAPTRIVGYRNGDDWFNADGTEQPDPTVLENAGGGRVAPYLVNPEEGESNAIKSASFDPNKSFKDYEPQITAMPRIAFSFPISDVAKFFAHYDVLTQRPPARLRMDPLDYFFMEASGQTVSNNPNLKPEKTTDYEFGYSQELNENRNSAITISAFYREMKNMIQQINVNKAFPRTYTTFGNVDFGTVKGLSMIYELRRTGNVQINASYTLQFADGTGSSATGANNLTSAGLPNLRTTIPLDFDQRHTIVTNFDYRYGSGTAYNGPRWFGKEIFANTGANLTFRAGSGVPYSQQSNITQGDADLQNVGIGISQTSFLRGSINGSRLPWQYRMDLRLDRNVNVKFGKGEDENKKNAVLNVYVQVLNLLNTKNIIRVYKATGNPDDDGFLTSPQGQTAIAAQTSEQAYRDLYTLKVNDPGNYSIPRRIRLGIELSF, from the coding sequence ATGTTAAAGAAATTACAACTTACAATTAGTCTTTTTCTTGTTGGATGTGCAGTAAGTTTCGCACAAACCGGAGCTTTAAAGATTACCGTGAAGGATTCCAAATCAGGAGAAGCAATTCCATTTGCCAGTGTGGTTGTGGAGGCCGCGGGAGCTATTTTAGGTTCAGGGCAAACGAATTTCGATGGTGAAGTGATGATAAAGCCTTTACCATTGGGAAAAGCAAACGTGAAGGCTTCTTATGTTGGATACCGTCCGATGCAGATTTCTAATGTTATTATTAATGACAATAAAACAGAATATGTTACTGTAAATATGGAGTCTTCCATTACAGAGATTAAGGAGTTTACCAAAGTAGAATATGTGGTTCCTTTGATTGACCCAAATACTACAATTGGAAAAACGGTTGACCGTGACTCCTACAAGCAAATGGCTACCCGAAATGTGAACTCTGTTGCAGCTCAAGCTGCAGGGGTGTATCAGCAAGATGAAGGAAGAGCTGTGAGTGTGAGAGGAAGCAGGTCATCAGCCGATAAAAATAATAACGATGCGCGTGGTGGAGCAAACGGTACACCTACAGAAAATAGTACTAAGGTTTTTATTGATGGTCAACGTGTAATCGGTTCGGCTAACGTGCCAACAAATCAGGTGGAACAAATTTCGGTACTTATTGGCGGTATTCCTGCTCAATATGGCGATGCAACTGCTGGTGTTATCAACATTACAACACGCGGTCCACGCAGTGAATATTATGGTGGTGTTGAAGCATCTAGTTCACAATTAACGGATGCTTATGGTTTTAACTTTATTGGTTTAACCTTAGGTGGTCCATTGCTCATGAAAACAGATTCAGCTAAACAAAAATCTTCTGTACTTGGATTTAGTATTGGTGGAGAACTTACCTCCGAAAAAGATGCTAATCCATCTGCTGTGGGAGCTTGGAAGGTGAAGGATGACGTGTTAAAGGATTTGGAACAAAATCCAATTCGTGAAAACCCAAATAGTGCTGCTGGTACTATACAAAATGCTGAGTTTATCACATTTAATGATTTAGAAAAAACTAAATTCCGTCAAAATGTGCAACAAAAAAGAGCCGTTGCGAATGGTAAAATCGAATACCAACCAACCAAAAACTTTGGTGTAAAATTGGGTGGGTCATACGATTACAACCGTGGCTTCGATTACAGCTATGTTGGTTCCTTGTTTAACTCATCTAATAATGCCCGCACCACCACCAATACATGGAGATTGTGGGGAAGAATTACTCAAAAATTTGGAAACAATGAAACGAAGGATGCTAAAGAAGATAATGCTCTAATTAAAAACGCCTATTATACCATTCAAGCAGGGTATTCAAAATTTGGTCGCATAACCGAAGACGATGACCATGGCGATAACTTATTTGATTATGGACATATCGGTAATTTTACAATTAACAGAACACCATTTTATGTGACCGACCAAAGTGGTGGTTTGTCACAAACCGGTTTTAGCTATTTTACAACTGATTTTGATGCAAGTGAATCGAGCAACCCAATTGGTGCGAATTATACATCGCAATATAAAGATTTAAAGGGAATTAACGCCGACCAAAATATTGGACTAGGTAACATTGCTGCCGGTGGAGGATTATTGAACGGAGCATTGCCTAATAATGTTTATTCTCTTTGGCATAATACCGGTAGACAATCTACTCAATACCAGAAGTTAGATAACCGTCAGTTTAGATTAAATGCGGATTTCAGCGCAGATGTTAAGAACCATTCCATCCAATTGGGTTTTGAATATGAACAACGAAACGAAAGTTATTACAGCGTTGTACCAATGGGTTTATGGACGCACATGCGAAACTTAACAAATAAACATATTCTTCAAATTGACTTGGATTCAAATATTATTAATGACGATGGTAATAATGGACACCCGGTACTTTATATAGAATCGGAGCAATCTAACTTTGACAGAAACCTAAGAGAAAAATTAGGAATGGCAAAGGACAGTAGAGATTGGATTAACATTGATTCGTATGATCCAAGTCTTTATTCAATCGACATGTTCAGCGCCGATGAAGTATTAAATGACGGATCACTGTTTGTTACCTATTACGGTTATGATTACAAAGGAAATAAGTTAAAGAATAAAACAAGTTTAAAGGACTTCTTTACCAAGTTCACCGACAAAAACGGTAACGGACAAAAGGATAATGATGAAAACTATAATCGAGACATCGGTTCATTTCAACCCATTTATATGGCAGGATATATTCAGGATAAGTTCGATTTTAAGGATTTAAAATTTAACGTGGGATTACGTATTGACCGTTTTGATGCCAATCAATCAGTATTAAAGGATCCTTATGTGTTTTTTGAAACCCGTAAAGCTGGTGATGTAACTGAAATTAAAGGAAAAGCTATTTCGCATCCGGATAATATTGGTAACGATTACGTGGTGTATGTTGATAATATTAAAGCGCCTACCCGAATTGTTGGTTACAGAAACGGTGATGATTGGTTTAATGCCGATGGAACCGAGCAACCAGATCCAACAGTTTTAGAAAATGCAGGGGGTGGTCGTGTTGCTCCTTATTTGGTAAATCCTGAAGAAGGGGAATCAAACGCAATTAAAAGTGCATCTTTTGATCCCAATAAGAGTTTCAAAGATTATGAGCCGCAAATTACCGCTATGCCGCGTATCGCCTTTTCGTTTCCAATTAGTGATGTGGCAAAATTCTTTGCACATTATGATGTGTTAACACAACGTCCGCCTGCTCGATTAAGAATGGATCCATTGGATTATTTCTTTATGGAAGCCTCTGGACAAACCGTATCAAATAACCCTAATTTGAAGCCTGAAAAAACTACTGATTATGAATTTGGATACAGTCAGGAATTAAATGAAAACAGAAACTCCGCCATTACCATTTCTGCTTTTTACCGAGAAATGAAAAACATGATCCAACAGATAAATGTAAATAAGGCCTTTCCTAGAACCTACACTACTTTTGGAAATGTGGATTTTGGAACAGTAAAAGGATTGAGTATGATTTACGAGTTAAGAAGAACTGGAAACGTACAAATTAATGCAAGTTATACTTTGCAATTTGCAGATGGAACTGGTTCCAGTGCAACCGGGGCAAACAATTTAACGAGTGCTGGTTTACCAAATTTAAGAACAACTATTCCTTTGGATTTTGATCAAAGACATACTATTGTTACTAATTTTGATTATCGTTACGGTTCCGGAACAGCATACAATGGCCCAAGATGGTTCGGTAAAGAAATTTTCGCAAATACCGGCGCAAACTTAACTTTCCGTGCAGGTTCAGGTGTACCATATAGTCAACAATCAAACATAACACAAGGTGATGCCGATTTGCAAAATGTGGGTATTGGTATTTCTCAAACATCTTTCTTAAGGGGTTCAATTAATGGTTCCAGATTACCATGGCAGTACAGAATGGATTTGAGACTTGATAGAAACGTAAATGTGAAATTTGGTAAAGGCGAGGACGAGAACAAGAAAAATGCGGTGTTGAACGTTTATGTGCAAGTACTCAATTTGTTGAACACTAAAAATATTATCCGTGTTTACAAAGCTACCGGTAATCCTGATGATGATGGATTCTTAACCTCACCTCAAGGACAAACAGCAATTGCTGCTCAAACCAGTGAGCAAGCATACAGAGATTTGTATACGCTAAAGGTAAATGACCCGGGTAATTACAGTATTCCACGTAGAATACGATTGGGTATTGAATTGTCCTTTTAG
- a CDS encoding SUMF1/EgtB/PvdO family nonheme iron enzyme: MKNSISVLTLIVFSALLSSCTSESSSTTGWNYNDPKNGGFEKIDYVEQETGPGLVLVEGGTFTMGRAEQDVTYDWNNVPRRVTVSSFYMDETEIKNIDYLEYLNWTRNVFSQDYPEVLKKALPDTLVWREKLAYNEPYVEYYLRHPAYQDYPVVGVNWLQATDYCSWRTDRVNEYIMVREGLLEFDPTNWLNDNYFNTDAYLAGQYEGQIRVNLPDPNPRGTGERKVRMEDGILLPRYRLPTEAEWEFSAYALIGNTDMERINSRKLYPWNGHYVRNDQEEYKGQMMANFKRGRGDNMGTSGALNDNADITAPVYSYWPNDYGLFNMAGNVSEWVMDVYRPLTNEDEQDFRAFRGNVFKTKVLDPSSETGGTPDTKLDSVVKDANGNINGLPGQIKYRNVELDKDNLAERRNYRRSDNINFLDGDIESQLANWSEPQDSSRAESLGMYEFSATSMINDKSHVYKGGSWKDRVYWMNPGTRRFLDERQSTDFIGFRCAMTRVGSPVGF, from the coding sequence ATGAAGAATTCAATCTCCGTACTAACGTTGATAGTTTTTTCAGCATTGTTATCCTCCTGTACCAGCGAATCGAGCAGTACTACCGGGTGGAATTATAATGACCCGAAGAATGGCGGATTTGAAAAAATAGACTATGTGGAACAAGAAACAGGTCCAGGCTTGGTGTTGGTGGAAGGCGGTACCTTTACCATGGGAAGAGCGGAACAAGATGTGACCTACGATTGGAATAACGTGCCAAGAAGAGTAACTGTTTCCTCCTTTTATATGGATGAAACTGAAATTAAAAACATCGATTACCTCGAATATTTAAATTGGACCCGCAACGTATTTAGTCAGGATTATCCAGAAGTGTTGAAAAAGGCATTGCCCGATACCCTTGTTTGGAGAGAAAAACTTGCTTACAATGAACCTTATGTGGAATATTACTTGCGCCACCCGGCTTACCAGGATTATCCTGTTGTAGGTGTTAACTGGCTTCAAGCTACAGATTATTGTTCTTGGAGAACCGATCGTGTAAACGAATATATTATGGTTAGAGAAGGCTTACTTGAATTCGACCCTACCAATTGGTTAAACGATAACTATTTTAATACCGACGCATACCTTGCCGGACAGTATGAAGGTCAAATCCGTGTAAACTTGCCGGATCCAAACCCAAGAGGCACAGGCGAGCGTAAAGTGCGCATGGAAGATGGAATTTTGCTTCCCCGTTACCGACTCCCAACTGAAGCAGAATGGGAATTTTCAGCCTATGCGCTTATTGGAAATACCGACATGGAGCGAATCAATAGCCGTAAATTGTATCCTTGGAATGGTCACTACGTAAGAAATGACCAAGAAGAATACAAGGGTCAAATGATGGCTAACTTTAAACGCGGCCGTGGTGATAATATGGGTACTTCCGGTGCTTTAAACGATAATGCAGATATTACAGCACCAGTGTATTCTTACTGGCCTAATGATTATGGTTTGTTTAATATGGCCGGCAATGTTAGCGAGTGGGTAATGGACGTATATCGCCCATTGACCAATGAAGATGAGCAAGATTTTAGAGCTTTCCGCGGAAATGTTTTCAAAACAAAAGTACTTGACCCTTCCAGTGAAACTGGTGGAACACCCGATACCAAACTGGATTCGGTGGTGAAGGATGCAAATGGTAACATCAATGGATTACCCGGTCAAATCAAATACAGAAACGTAGAATTGGATAAGGATAATTTAGCAGAACGAAGAAATTACCGTAGATCCGATAACATTAACTTTTTGGATGGGGATATCGAATCGCAACTTGCTAACTGGTCTGAACCACAGGATTCATCAAGAGCGGAGAGTTTAGGTATGTATGAGTTTTCAGCAACCTCTATGATTAACGATAAAAGTCATGTATACAAAGGTGGCTCTTGGAAAGATCGTGTTTATTGGATGAATCCCGGAACAAGAAGATTTTTGGATGAGCGTCAATCTACCGATTTTATTGGCTTTAGATGTGCTATGACAAGAGTGGGAAGTCCGGTTGGATTTTAA